Proteins encoded within one genomic window of Humulus lupulus chromosome 1, drHumLupu1.1, whole genome shotgun sequence:
- the LOC133789778 gene encoding uncharacterized protein LOC133789778, producing MGPDSNPAAASSSSTTSSPGAKRSRDPEDEVYVDNLHSHKRYLSEIMASSLNGLTVGDPLPENLMESPARSEGMVYLRDEFSLQYSPMSEDSDDSRYCDAPISTTSSQLESAPSSPVSPYRYQKPLSGFYSAPSTSSHSQHSYGCALATITCSQPRQRSSDSEGRFPSSPSDICHSADLRRAALLRSVQMRSQPPGPSPFELSFSSEPAHNIEHEEERPCSYMKSLVDEREFHIECSSMAISDPECSREKPCRVLNMDVKEDHSVD from the exons ATGGGTCCAGATTCAAACCCAGCTGCAGCATCGTCCTCATCAACGACGTCGTCTCCGGGAGCGAAGCGAAGCAGAGATCCCGAAGATGAGGTTTACGTCGACAATTTACACTCTCACAAACGCTACCTTAGCGAG ATAATGGCGTCTAGTTTGAATGGTCTGACAGTTGGAGACCCACTCCCTGAAAATCTCATGGAATCTCCTGCCAGGTCGGAAGGCATGGTTTATTTAAG GGATGAATTCTCTTTGCAATACTCACCGATGTCAGAAGATTCAGATGATTCTCGCTATTGTGATGCTCCAATAAGCACGACCTCCTCCCAACTAGAGAGTGCCCCCTCCAGTCCTGTCTCACCATATAGGTATCAAAAACCACTTAGTGGTTTTTATTCTGCTCCTTCAACCAGTTCACATTCACAACATTCATATGGTTGCGCTCTTGCTACCATAACATGCTCACAACCTCGACAACGAAGCTCAGATTCTGAAGGGCGGTTCCCATCATCTCCTAGTGATATTTGCCACTCAGCTGATTTGAGGAGGGCTGCACTCCTACGATCTGTACAAATGAGATCACAACCTCCTGGTCCATCCCCCTTTGAATTGTCATTTAGTTCGGAGCCTGCACATAATATAGAACATGAAGAAGAGCGACCGTGCTCCTATATGAAGTCTTTAGTCGATGAGAGGGAATTTCATATTGAGTGTTCATCAATGGCTATTTCTGATCCTGAATGCAGTCGTGAGAAGCCATGCAGGGTGTTGAATATGGATGTAAAGGAGGACCATTCTGTGGATTAG
- the LOC133789766 gene encoding probable protein disulfide-isomerase A6, with protein MSQFQIWVLAFGALACLLVSTAVADDVVVLTEDSFEKEVGQDRGALVEFYAPWCGHCKKLAPEYEKLGSNFKKAKSVLIGKVDCDEHKSLCSKYGVTGYPTIQWFPKGSLEPKNYEGPRNTESLVEFVNSEGGTNVKIASIPSSVVELTDENFDEVVLDETKDVLVEFYAPWCGHCKSLAPTYEKVAAAFKLEENVVIANLDADKHRDLAEKYDVSGFPTLKFFPKTKKAGEDYEGDRDLDDFVNFINEKCGTNRDGNGQLLAKAGIIPTLDALVKEFVAASDNEKKAVYSKIEEEIEKLTDSSARNGKIYLKIAKNCLEKGTSYAKKEIERLQRLLEKSISSAKADEFTLKKNILSLFA; from the exons atgtcTCAGTTTCAGATCTGGGTATTGGCCTTTGGAGCATTGgcttgtttgttagtctcaacagcAGTTGCAGACGACGTTGTTGTGCTAACAGAGGATAGCTTCGAGAAGGAGGTTGGTCAGGACAGAGGAGCTCTTGTCGAGTTCTATGCTCCATG GTGTGGGCACTGTAAGAAGCTTGCTCCTGAGTATGAAAAACTTGGGTCAAACTTCAAGAAAGCAAAATCGGTTTTGATTGGAAAG GTGGACTGTGATGAGCACAAAAGTTTGTGCAGCAAATATGGGGTTACTGGGTACCCAACAATCCAATGGTTTCCTAAAGGGTCTTTAGAACCCAAAAA ttATGAGGGACCACGTAATACAGAATCACTTGTTGAGTTTGTGAACTCTGAAGGAG GAACCAATGTCAAGATAGCTTCAATTCCATCCAGTGTAGTGGAGCTAACAGATGAGAATTTTGATGAAGTTGTCTTGGATGAGACCAAAgatgttttggttgagttttatgcACCATG GTGCGGCCACTGCAAAAGCCTTGCTCCT ACATATGAAAAGGTAGCAGCTGCTTTTAAGCTAGAGGAGAATGTAGTGATTGCGAATCTAGATGCCGATAAACACAGGGATCTAGCTGAGAA ATATGATGTAAGTGGTTTTCCTACATTGAAATTCTTCCCAAAGACCAAAAAAGCTGGTGAAGACTATGAAGGTGATAGAGATCTAGATGACTTTGTGAACTTTATCAATGAAAAATGTGGCACAAACCGGGACGGAAATGGACAACTTCTGGCAAAG GCTGGTATTATTCCAACTTTGGATGCTTTAGTGAAGGAGTTTGTTGCTGCTAGTGACAATGAGAAGAAAGCCGTTTattcaaaaatagaagaagaaattgAGAAGCTAACAGATTCCTCTGCAAG GAACGGAAAGATCTATTTGAAAATTGCCAAGAACTGTTTGGAGAAAGGTACGAGTTACGCAAAGAAAGAAATTGAGCGCCTTCAGCGCCTGCTTGAGAAG TCAATTAGCTCAGCTAAGGCAGATGAATTCACACTGAAGAAGAATATATTGTCTTTGTTTGCTTGA